In Kitasatospora viridis, the following are encoded in one genomic region:
- a CDS encoding rhamnulokinase, translated as MTSATSSAFSTAFAAVDLGATSGRVVVGRVGPNNLDLTEVHRFPNTPVQLPTGLHWDILGLYQGALDGLREAARIAQIASIGIDSWAVDYGLLDASGELLGNPHHYRDPRTRTVVEQVWARIQAADLYRITGLQHLDFNTVYQLAAAADTPQLQAARTLLLIPDLLGHWLTGSIGAEVTNASTTGLYDARTGTWSKPIMHALGLDPGLLPPLRRTGDRVGTLLPQAAAHTGLPATTPVTAVASHDTASAVAAVPATGGNFAYISCGTWSLAGLELDAPVLTDASRAANFTNELGIDNTVRYLRNIMGLWLLSESQRAWEAKGTPAQLPVLLAQAAQAKPFAAVVDPDAPEFLAPGDMPARLAAHCARTGQTLPDDRGAVVRCILESLALAHRHTLRKAAELAGREIKVVHLVGGGSRNDLLCQLTADATGLPVLAGPTEATALGNVLIQARANGLVRDRGDMRRLVARTQHVRRYTPRAGQRAWAAAASRVGLS; from the coding sequence GTGACCTCCGCAACCTCCTCCGCCTTCTCGACGGCCTTCGCCGCCGTCGACCTCGGCGCCACCAGCGGCCGGGTGGTCGTCGGTCGAGTGGGCCCGAACAACCTCGACCTGACCGAGGTTCACCGGTTCCCCAATACGCCCGTGCAACTGCCGACGGGCCTGCACTGGGACATCCTCGGTCTGTACCAGGGAGCTCTGGACGGGCTGCGGGAGGCGGCGCGGATCGCGCAGATCGCCTCGATCGGCATCGACAGCTGGGCCGTGGACTACGGTCTGCTCGATGCGAGCGGCGAGTTGCTCGGCAACCCGCACCACTACCGCGACCCGCGAACCCGTACGGTCGTCGAGCAGGTCTGGGCCCGGATACAGGCCGCGGACCTCTACCGGATCACCGGCCTGCAGCACCTCGACTTCAACACGGTCTACCAACTCGCCGCGGCTGCCGACACACCCCAGCTCCAGGCCGCCCGGACCCTGCTGCTCATCCCGGACCTGCTCGGCCACTGGCTCACCGGCAGCATCGGTGCGGAGGTCACGAACGCGTCCACCACCGGCCTGTACGACGCCCGGACCGGCACCTGGTCCAAACCGATCATGCACGCCCTCGGACTGGACCCCGGGCTGCTTCCGCCGCTGCGCCGCACTGGCGACCGAGTCGGGACGCTGCTGCCCCAGGCTGCCGCACACACCGGACTGCCGGCCACGACGCCGGTCACCGCAGTCGCCTCGCACGACACGGCCTCCGCCGTCGCGGCCGTACCCGCGACCGGCGGCAACTTCGCCTACATCTCCTGCGGCACCTGGTCGCTGGCCGGGTTGGAACTCGACGCGCCCGTACTGACCGACGCCTCCCGGGCAGCGAACTTCACCAACGAGCTCGGCATCGACAACACCGTCCGGTACCTGCGAAACATCATGGGACTGTGGCTGCTGAGCGAGAGTCAGCGCGCCTGGGAAGCCAAGGGCACTCCCGCGCAGTTGCCGGTGCTGCTCGCGCAGGCGGCCCAAGCGAAGCCCTTCGCCGCGGTGGTCGACCCGGACGCACCGGAGTTCCTCGCGCCCGGCGACATGCCGGCCCGCCTCGCCGCCCACTGCGCGCGCACCGGTCAGACCCTGCCGGACGACCGGGGCGCGGTCGTGCGGTGCATCCTGGAAAGCCTGGCCCTGGCCCACCGGCACACCCTGCGGAAAGCCGCCGAGTTGGCCGGCCGGGAGATCAAGGTGGTCCACCTGGTCGGTGGCGGCAGCCGCAACGACCTGCTGTGCCAGCTCACCGCCGACGCCACCGGCCTGCCGGTGCTGGCGGGCCCCACCGAGGCCACCGCGCTCGGCAACGTCCTCATCCAGGCGCGCGCCAACGGGCTGGTCCGGGACCGCGGAGACATGCGCCGCCTGGTGGCCCGGACACAGCACGTCCGCCGCTACACCCCGCGCGCAGGGCAGCGGGCCTGGGCGGCGGCGGCGAGCCGGGTCGGCCTGTCGTGA